Proteins encoded within one genomic window of Hevea brasiliensis isolate MT/VB/25A 57/8 chromosome 8, ASM3005281v1, whole genome shotgun sequence:
- the LOC110663741 gene encoding LOW QUALITY PROTEIN: E3 ubiquitin-protein ligase UPL5 (The sequence of the model RefSeq protein was modified relative to this genomic sequence to represent the inferred CDS: inserted 1 base in 1 codon), translating into MANGESNFIGLSIKLPDGTTQKFLAYPGSTVKDVHQGILLECKIPVTEQKLYCKGKQLQRWQTLEDYSIQNDDCLELKLGFDDTSVLFQKIHQMSSNICRMCLGEYLSEAAFDDNWMTIFALLALLTEEESENLMSSYSVPATLVMLYRSEIPQYKDYASDLITFSWLEISNCPDVSVDGCIHLALEFCASLSKVYGDPLYRLWRTTLKQLLERGNLSELRKILKIRPPFFEMANTLSILLSKMQESNRNSYYVIESLKFHFCEFQVFSGVLRNAICGIDNAKEEDKYIVDLLSTGIKGVFSILLNKMENNLRLIPETARIFETSGWLHSVSIVYLDILKELNSISQLWENEQKQFQHVLMNQQISLQLILEKTTWKDDYHWLLKHNDVIDSKSRMHLVTMMMIPEEKLLDAEFYKPLVHWSRFLDEDLYESLKDNNITSPKKLQDWLYKLCQAIFKHXNLLFLACSNDPMKFYPNPELKLEPLHFDCFEFSGKVIALALMHEVQVGVAFHRLFLLPLAGEEISVKDLRDANPSFYNNKAKHRFHDDDEILDDFINSMSEQISFFRRGFDSVFGKSIDKLLKYRGIDVEDLNLVLKGDLNLGFNSGERTHVNHDNNESDPLMSQFLKINRQRLNITKSKWRKDRKKPLGGGIFGKVYKGYADGGFFFAVKEIQIKNKGEIDKINQEVNLLCQFSHPNIVKYYGTEEDESKVNIFLELVSTGSLRKVYRSFELEESQVSHYTKQILEGLKYLHERKVVHGDIKCANILVDEKGYVKITDFGLTKVTGVIALLKSRYGKIDWTAPEVMKQDKEYGFEADIWSLGCTVVEMLIRDFPYSHFKELHAKSTDPLKDFKADLELEVQKGSILHYLPKYSLHDYPLALDFIERCLKRNPNERPTADTLLEHKFVKDSGC; encoded by the exons ATGGCGAATGGTGAATCCAATTTCATCGGATTATCCATCAAATTACCGGATGGGACGACTCAAAAATTCCTTGCGTATCCTGGTAGTACAGTGAAGGATGTCCACCAGGGAATTCTACTGGAATGTAAAATTCCAGTTACGGAACAGAAATTATATTGTAAGGGAAAGCAGCTACAGCGGTGGCAGACACTTGAAGACTACTCAATTCAAAACGACGATTGCCTCGAATTGAAGCTTGGATTTGATGACACATCGGTACTTTTCCAAAAGATTCACCAAATGAGTTCAAACATTTGTCGCATGTGCCTAGGGGAATATCTCTCGGAAGCTGCTTTTGACGATAACTGGATGACGATTTTCGCACTGTTGGCACTTCTAACAGAAGAGGAATCGGAGAATCTTATGAGTTCGTATTCTGTCCCTGCGACTTTGGTTATGCTTTACAGGTCAGAAATTCCACAATACAAAGACTATGCTTCTGATTTGATAACGTTTTCCTGGTTAGAAATATCGAATTGTCCAGATGTTTCTGTTGATGGATGTATACATTTAGCATTAGAATTTTGTGCTTCGCTTAGTAAGGTATATGGTGATCCTCTGTATCGGCTATGGCGGACTACTCTAAAGCAGTTGTTGGAAAGAGGTAACCTTAGCGAGCTACgcaaaattcttaaaattagACCCCCCTTTTTTGAGATGGCAAATACCTTAAGCATCCTATTGAGTAAGATGCAAGAATCAAATCGAAACTCATATTATGTAATTGAGTCATTGAAATTTCATTTTTGTGAATTCCAGGTATTTTCAGGCGTATTACGTAATGCAATTTGTGGTATAGATAATGCCAAAGAGGAGGATAAGTATATAGTTGATTTATTGTCAACAGGTATTAAAGGTGTATTTAGTATCCTGTTGAATAAAATGGAGAATAATCTTAGACTTATACCAGAGACAGCAAGAATATTCGAAACAAGTGGTTGGTTGCATTCTGTTTCGATTGTGTATCTGGACATTTTGAAAGAGCTAAACAGCATTTCTCAACTTTGGGAGAATGAACAAAAGCAATTTCAGCATGTATTAATGAACCAGCAGATTTCACTACAGCTGATACTTGAAAAAACTACGTGGAAAGATGATTATCATTGGCTTCTTAAGCACAATGAtgtgattgattctaaatccaGGATGCATTTAGTTACGATGATGATGATCCCTGAGGAAAAATTACTTGATGCTGAGTTCTACAAGCCACTCGTTCACTGGTCTAGATTTCTAGACGAAGATCTGTATGAGTCATTGAAAGATAACAATATTACCAGTCCTAAAAAATTGCAGGATTGGTTATACAAGTTATGCCAAGCTATATTCAAAC AAAATCTCCTCTTTCTGGCGTGCTCAAATGATCCTATGAAGTTCTATCCTAATCCTG AATTGAAATTAGAACCATTACACTTCGACTGTTTCGAATTTTCTGGTAAAGTGATTGCATTGGCATTGATGCATGAAGTACAAGTAGGTGTTGCCTTTCATCGTTTGTTTCTTCTGCCATTGGCTGGAGAGGAAATTTCTGTAAAAGATTTAAGAGATGCAAATCCATCTTTTTACAATAACAAGGCCAAGCATCGTTTTCATGATGATGATGAAATTCTGGATGACTTCATCAACTCTATGTCTGAACAGATATCCTTTTTCAGAAGAGGCTTCGATAGTGTTTTTGGAAAATCAATCGACAAACTGCTAAAGTATAGGGGAATAGATGTTGAAGATCTTAACCTGGTGCTAAAAGGAGACTTAAATCTTGGATTTAATTCTGGTGAGAGAACACATGTGAATCATGACAACAATGAAAGTGATCCTCTAATGTCCCAGTTCTTGAAG ATTAATAGACAAAGACTCAATAttacaaagtcaaagtggcgAAAGGATCGTAAGAAGCCTCTAGGAGGAGGAATTTTCGGAAAAGTGTACAAGGGATATGCTGATGGCGGTTTCTTTTTCGCCGTAAAGGAaatacaaattaaaaataaaggagaAATTGACAAAATTAATCAAGAGGTTAACTTATTGTGTCAATTTAGTCATCCAAATATAGTCAAATATTATGGCACTGAGGAGGATGAGTCGAAGGTCAATATTTTTCTTGAGCTTGTAAGTACAGGCTCCCTCCGAAAAGTATATAGAAGTTTTGAATTGGAAGAATCCCAAGTGTCCCACTACACCAAACAGATACTGGAAGGTTTGAAGTATCTCCATGAGCGAAAGGTAGTCCATGGAGACATCAAATGTGCAAATATACTGGTGGATGAGAAAGGATACGTGAAAATTACAGATTTTGGATTGACAAAAGTGACTGGAGTAATTGCTCTTTTGAAGTCTCGATATGGGAAAATAGACTGGACAGCTCCGGAGGTTATGAAACAGGACAAAGAGTATGGATTTGAAGCTGATATTTGGAGCCTTGGCTGCACCGTCGTGGAGATGTTAATTAGGGATTTTCCGTACTCTCATTTCAAAGAGTTGCATGCAAAGTCCACTGATCCTTTGAAAGATTTTAAAGCAGATCTAGAATTGGAGGTTCAAAAAGGGTCCATTTTACATTATCTTCCTAAGTATAGTCTTCATGATTATCCTCTGGCACTAGATTTTATCGAGCGGTGCCTGAAACGTAATCCAAATGAGCGTCCAACTGCTGATACGCTTTTGGAGCATAAGTTTGTGAAGGATTCTGGCTGTTAG